One genomic region from Nymphaea colorata isolate Beijing-Zhang1983 chromosome 10, ASM883128v2, whole genome shotgun sequence encodes:
- the LOC116261770 gene encoding uncharacterized protein LOC116261770: protein MGFLCSVLKFAALLLVVLVSMRANAQAPNSSRSLDAVLQDYAYRAFVRPRTGVIYDASVPETIYGVKLSVVRLRSGSLRARGVQFYEFQFPPGVRGWPYVERLALVYQNLVNWSSFYYHVPGHTLVSPVLGILAYEASNLTATNLPELNVAATMRPISVNFSSTTIPSGLTAKCVRFDLNGSLEYSNLSAPNTCSTLKQGHFSLVVESIAPVSAPSPAPSEVPPSPPPNQVPAPGGVESQGKSSSKLWKVTVGSVVGGFVVVAGLAICAIALLRLKRKSQLAAMEQQADQGEALRVSEIGSTKAPAAIGTRTQPILETEYVA, encoded by the coding sequence ATGGGTTTTCTTTGCTCCGTTTTGAAGTTTGCTGCTCTACTTTTGGTTGTATTGGTGTCGATGAGAGCAAATGCACAAGCACCGAACTCCTCTCGATCTTTAGATGCGGTTCTACAGGATTATGCTTACAGAGCTTTTGTGCGTCCCCGCACAGGTGTTATCTATGATGCATCCGTTCCTGAAACTATCTATGGAGTAAAGCTGTCCGTTGTAAGGCTTCGAAGTGGCAGTTTACGGGCCAGAGGAGTTCAGTTTTATGAATTTCAGTTCCCTCCTGGAGTTCGGGGGTGGCCTTATGTAGAGAGACTTGCACTGGTTTACCAGAATCTGGTTAACTGGTCTTCCTTTTATTATCATGTTCCTGGTCATACGCTAGTTTCTCCTGTATTAGGCATACTGGCTTATGAAGCATCAAATCTGACTGCAACTAATTTGCCTGAGTTGAACGTTGCTGCTACAATGAGACCCATTTCAGTTAACTTTTCAAGTACAACAATTCCCAGTGGATTAACGGCAAAATGTGTGCGTTTTGATTTGAATGGTTCACTGGAATATAGTAATCTTTCAGCACCAAATACTTGCTCGACATTGAAACAAGGTCATTTCTCGCTAGTCGTTGAATCGATTGCTCCAGTTTCAGCTCCCTCTCCAGCTCCTTCGGAGGTTCCACCTTCACCCCCTCCAAATCAAGTTCCGGCACCAGGTGGAGTGGAATCTCAAGGAAAAAGTAGCTCAAAATTGTGGAAGGTTACTGTTGGTTCCGTGGTTGGTGGGTTTGTTGTGGTGGCGGGTCTAGCAATTTGTGCAATTGCACTACTGAGGTTGAAGCGGAAATCGCAGTTAGCAGCCATGGAACAGCAGGCTGACCAAGGAGAAGCACTGCGTGTGTCAGAAATTGGCAGTACTAAAGCCCCGGCTGCAATAGGAACTCGAACGCAGCCGATTTTGGAGACCGAGTATGTTGCTTGA